A genome region from Schistocerca nitens isolate TAMUIC-IGC-003100 chromosome 4, iqSchNite1.1, whole genome shotgun sequence includes the following:
- the LOC126253359 gene encoding uncharacterized protein LOC126253359, whose translation MSTINCKNIQHNRLTLKYSCKFPSCSSDNYVGSTEEICNKHFYRFPKQPQELILKWKSVCKLSPGVNCASYFVCEDHFFEEDFMNKTRHRLNRRVFPKHVTGVPCEIAKIGSESGDTVINSELGLPSTSGAMATVHFTAANTRSETGVNELQSLSCAVASSPHVGVCTRSGSGETGVNSELDLPSTGGTMENLYYTGANTRGETGVRELPSTSCAEQSNSLSDAPLKFFISLQNESADSEYTFLSETFGNEEIKNVQDS comes from the exons atgtccacaattaattgtaag aatattcaacacaacagATTGACGTTGAAATACTCCTGCAAGTTCCCCAGCTGTTCATCTGACAATTACGTGGGTTCAACGGAAGAAATttgcaacaagcatttctacaggtttccaaaacaacctcaagagttgattctaaagtggaagagtgtttgtaaactgtcaccaggtgtgaactgtgcttcttattttgtttgtgaagatcattttttcgaagaagattttatgaataaaactaggcataggctaaacaggcgtgtgtttccaaaacatgtgacaGGTGTTCCTTGTGAAATTGCCAAAATAGGTAGTGAATCAGGTGACACTGTTATTAATAGTGAATTGGGCCTACCAAGCACTAGTGGTGCTATGGCAACTGTTCATTTTACAGCTGCTAATACCAGAAGTGAAACTGGTGTTAATGAACTACAAAGCCTTAGTTGTGCTGTGGCAAGTAGTCCTCATGTAGGTGTTTGTACCAGAAGTGGATCAGGTGAAACTGGTGTTAATAGTGAATTAGACTTACCAAGCACTGGTGGTACCATGGAAAATCTTTATTATACAGGTGCCAATACCAGGGGTGAAACTGGTGTTAGAGAATTACCTAGCACTAGTTGTGCTGAGCAGAGTAATTCATTGAGTGATGCACCTCTTAAATTTTTTATCTCCCTTCAAAATGAATCTGCAGATAGTGAGTACACATTCTTATCTGAAACATTTGGTAATGAGGAAATCAAAAATGTACAAGATTCATAG